A window of the Pseudomonas fluorescens genome harbors these coding sequences:
- a CDS encoding ATP-dependent zinc protease family protein, producing MRLKPFPTFFALFCLPGLAAAGEKTVYGLNEYAALDGINLEVAAKLDTGAKTASLSARDIKRFKRNGESWVRFYLAIDAAHSHPIERPLARVSKIKRRAGDYDPEEGKKYTARPVIELDICMGSAMRSIEVNLTDRSAFQYPLLIGSEALKRFDALVDPSLKYAAGKPACAIAAHTAE from the coding sequence ATGAGACTCAAGCCCTTCCCCACATTCTTTGCACTGTTTTGCCTGCCCGGCCTCGCCGCGGCGGGGGAAAAGACCGTGTACGGCCTCAACGAATACGCTGCCCTCGACGGGATCAACCTGGAAGTGGCGGCGAAACTCGACACCGGGGCGAAAACCGCCTCCCTGAGCGCCCGCGACATCAAACGTTTCAAACGCAACGGCGAGTCCTGGGTACGTTTCTACCTGGCCATCGACGCCGCGCACTCGCACCCGATCGAACGGCCGCTGGCCCGGGTCAGCAAGATCAAGCGCCGCGCCGGCGACTACGACCCGGAAGAAGGCAAGAAGTACACCGCCCGCCCGGTGATCGAGCTGGACATCTGCATGGGTTCGGCAATGCGCAGCATCGAAGTGAACCTGACCGACCGTAGTGCGTTCCAATATCCGCTTTTGATCGGCTCCGAGGCGCTGAAACGCTTCGATGCGCTGGTCGATCCCAGTCTTAAATACGCTGCCGGCAAACCCGCCTGCGCCATCGCCGCTCATACCGCCGAGTAA
- the prpB gene encoding methylisocitrate lyase produces the protein MSSNKSTPGQRFRDAVASEHPLQVVGAINANHALLAKRAGFKAIYLSGGGVAAGSLGVPDLGITGLDDVLTDVRRITDVCDLPLLVDVDTGFGASAFNVARTVKSMIKFGAAAIHIEDQVGAKRCGHRPNKEIVTQQEMVDRIKAAVDARTDDSFVIMARTDALAVEGLESALDRAAACIEAGADMIFPEAITELEMYKLFASRVKAPILANITEFGSTPLYTTEQLAGADVSLVLYPLSAFRAMNKAAENVYTAIRRDGTQQNVIDTMQTRMELYDRIDYHTFEQKLDALFAAKK, from the coding sequence ATGAGTTCCAACAAGAGCACTCCAGGCCAGCGTTTCCGCGATGCGGTCGCCAGCGAACATCCGCTGCAAGTGGTCGGCGCGATCAACGCCAACCACGCGCTGCTGGCCAAGCGCGCCGGTTTCAAGGCGATCTACCTGTCGGGTGGCGGGGTGGCTGCCGGCTCCCTCGGCGTGCCGGACCTGGGCATCACCGGCCTGGATGACGTGCTGACGGACGTGCGTCGCATCACCGACGTCTGCGACCTGCCGCTGCTGGTGGACGTGGACACCGGTTTCGGCGCCTCGGCGTTCAACGTGGCCCGCACCGTCAAGTCGATGATCAAGTTCGGCGCGGCGGCGATTCACATTGAAGACCAGGTCGGCGCGAAGCGCTGCGGTCACCGTCCGAACAAAGAGATCGTGACCCAGCAGGAAATGGTCGACCGCATCAAAGCCGCCGTCGATGCCCGCACTGACGACAGCTTCGTGATCATGGCCCGCACCGACGCGCTGGCCGTTGAAGGTCTGGAATCGGCACTGGATCGCGCCGCCGCGTGCATCGAGGCCGGCGCCGACATGATCTTCCCGGAAGCCATCACCGAGCTTGAGATGTACAAGCTGTTCGCCAGCCGCGTGAAAGCGCCGATCCTGGCCAACATCACCGAATTCGGCTCGACGCCGCTGTACACCACCGAGCAACTGGCCGGCGCCGATGTGTCGCTGGTGCTCTACCCGCTGTCGGCATTCCGCGCGATGAACAAGGCCGCGGAAAACGTCTACACCGCGATCCGCCGCGACGGCACTCAGCAGAATGTCATCGACACCATGCAGACTCGCATGGAGCTCTACGATCGCATCGATTACCACACCTTCGAGCAGAAGCTCGACGCGTTGTTTGCGGCGAAGAAGTAA
- the prpC gene encoding bifunctional 2-methylcitrate synthase/citrate synthase, translating into MAEAKVLSGAGLRGQVAGQTALSTVGQAGAGLTYRGYDVRELAADAQFEEVAYLLLYGELPTKAQLAEYQGKLSKLRDLPQALKEVLERIPADAHPMDVMRTGCSFLGNIEPEKDFSEQRDKTDRLLAAFPAIMCYWYRFSHDGKRINCVSDEQSIGGHFLHLLHDKKPSELHVKVMNVSLILYAEHEFNASTFTARVCASTLSDLYSCVTAAIGSLRGPLHGGANEAAMEMIERFSSPEEAIKGTLGMLERKDKIMGFGHAIYKDSDPRNEVIKGWSKKLADEVGDKVLFPVSEAIDKTMWEQKKLFPNADFYHASAYHFMGIPTKLFTPIFVCSRLTGWAAHVFEQRANNRIIRPSAEYTGVEQRKFVPIEQR; encoded by the coding sequence ATGGCCGAAGCAAAAGTACTCAGTGGCGCCGGACTCCGGGGCCAGGTTGCCGGGCAAACCGCACTGTCCACCGTGGGCCAGGCCGGTGCCGGGCTGACCTATCGCGGCTACGACGTGCGCGAACTGGCGGCAGACGCACAATTTGAAGAAGTGGCGTACCTGCTGCTCTACGGAGAGTTGCCGACCAAGGCACAGCTCGCCGAGTATCAAGGCAAGCTGAGCAAGCTGCGCGACCTGCCGCAAGCGCTGAAAGAAGTGCTGGAACGCATCCCCGCCGACGCCCACCCGATGGACGTGATGCGCACCGGTTGCTCGTTCCTGGGCAACATCGAGCCGGAGAAAGACTTCTCCGAGCAACGCGACAAGACCGACCGCCTGCTGGCCGCGTTCCCGGCGATCATGTGCTACTGGTATCGCTTCAGCCACGACGGCAAACGCATCAACTGCGTGAGCGACGAGCAGTCCATCGGCGGCCACTTCCTGCACCTGCTGCACGACAAGAAGCCGAGCGAACTGCACGTCAAAGTGATGAACGTCTCGCTGATCCTCTACGCCGAGCACGAATTCAACGCCTCGACCTTCACTGCTCGGGTGTGCGCTTCGACCCTTTCCGACCTGTATTCCTGCGTCACGGCGGCCATCGGCTCGCTGCGCGGCCCGCTGCACGGTGGCGCCAACGAAGCGGCGATGGAAATGATCGAGCGCTTCTCGTCGCCGGAAGAGGCGATCAAGGGCACCCTCGGCATGCTGGAGCGCAAGGACAAGATCATGGGCTTCGGCCACGCGATCTATAAGGACAGCGATCCGCGCAACGAGGTGATCAAGGGCTGGTCGAAAAAACTCGCCGACGAAGTGGGCGACAAAGTGTTGTTCCCCGTTTCGGAAGCCATCGACAAGACCATGTGGGAGCAAAAGAAACTGTTCCCCAACGCCGACTTCTACCATGCCTCGGCGTATCACTTCATGGGCATCCCGACCAAGCTGTTCACCCCGATCTTCGTCTGCTCGCGCCTGACCGGCTGGGCAGCGCACGTGTTCGAACAGCGCGCCAACAACCGCATCATCCGTCCAAGCGCCGAGTACACCGGCGTCGAACAGCGCAAGTTCGTGCCCATCGAACAGCGCTGA
- the acnD gene encoding Fe/S-dependent 2-methylisocitrate dehydratase AcnD: MNTEFRKNLPGTPLDFFDVRAAVDAIQPGSYDTLPYTSRVLAENLVRRCDPATLTDSLKQLIERKRDLDFPWFPARVVCHDILGQTALVDLAGLRDAIAQQGGDPAQVNPVVPTQLIVDHSLAVEAGGFDAQAFEKNRAIEDRRNEDRFHFINWTKKAFKNVDVIPPGNGIMHQINLEKMSPVIQVRDGVAFPDTCVGTDSHTPHVDALGVIAIGVGGLEAESVMLGRASWMRLPESVGVELTGKLQPGITATDMVLALTEYLRKQKVVGAWLEFFGEGASALTLGDRATISNMAPEYGATAAMFYIDQQTIDYLKLTGREDQQVQLVEQYARQIGLWADSLKGAQYERGLTFDLSSVVRNMAGPSNPHARVAVSDLAAKGIAGQWEDVPGQMPDGAVIIAAITSCTNTSNPRNVIAAGLLARNANKLGLTRKPWVKSSLAPGSKTVALYLDEAGLTTELEQLGFGVVAFACTTCNGMSGALDPVIQQEIINRDLYATAVLSGNRNFDGRIHPYAKQAFLASPPLVVAYAIAGTIRFDIEKDVLGVVDGKEIRLKDIWPSDEEIDAVVKSSVKPEQFRQVYIPMFAIHEDTGPKVTPLYDWREMSTYIRRPPYWEGALAGARPLKGMRPLAVLPDNITTDHLSPSNAIMLDSAAGEYLAKMGLPEEDFNSYATHRGDHLTAQRATFANPKLFNEMVVENGKVKQGSLARVEPEGQVMRMWEAIETYMERKQPLIIIAGADYGQGSSRDWAAKGVRLAGVEAIAAEGFERIHRTNLVGMGVLPLEFKPGTDRKTLGIDGSETYDVIGERTPRADLTLVIHRKNGERVDVPVTCRLDTAEEVSIYEAGGVLQRFAQDFLEESAVAV; the protein is encoded by the coding sequence ATGAACACAGAATTTCGCAAGAACCTGCCTGGCACGCCGCTGGACTTTTTCGACGTCCGCGCGGCTGTCGATGCGATCCAGCCCGGCAGCTACGACACCCTGCCGTACACCTCTCGCGTGCTGGCGGAAAACCTCGTGCGTCGCTGCGACCCGGCCACGCTCACCGATTCCCTGAAACAACTGATCGAGCGCAAGCGCGACCTCGACTTCCCGTGGTTCCCGGCCCGCGTTGTGTGCCACGACATTCTCGGCCAGACCGCGCTGGTGGATCTGGCCGGCCTGCGCGACGCGATTGCCCAACAGGGCGGCGACCCGGCGCAGGTCAACCCGGTGGTGCCGACGCAACTGATCGTCGACCACTCGCTGGCGGTGGAGGCGGGCGGTTTTGACGCCCAGGCGTTCGAGAAGAACCGCGCCATTGAAGACCGTCGCAACGAAGACCGTTTCCACTTCATCAACTGGACCAAGAAGGCGTTCAAGAACGTCGACGTGATCCCACCGGGCAACGGCATCATGCACCAGATCAACCTGGAGAAAATGTCTCCGGTGATCCAGGTGCGCGACGGCGTGGCATTCCCGGATACCTGCGTCGGCACCGACAGCCACACCCCGCACGTCGATGCGCTGGGCGTGATCGCCATCGGTGTCGGTGGGCTTGAAGCCGAGAGCGTGATGCTTGGCCGCGCGTCGTGGATGCGCCTGCCGGAAAGCGTCGGCGTCGAACTGACCGGCAAGCTGCAACCGGGCATCACCGCCACCGATATGGTACTGGCGCTGACCGAATACCTGCGCAAGCAGAAAGTGGTCGGCGCATGGTTGGAATTCTTCGGCGAAGGTGCTTCGGCGCTGACCCTCGGCGACCGCGCAACCATCTCCAACATGGCCCCGGAATACGGCGCCACGGCCGCGATGTTCTACATCGACCAGCAGACCATCGATTACCTGAAACTCACCGGTCGCGAAGACCAGCAAGTGCAACTGGTCGAACAATACGCCAGGCAGATCGGCCTGTGGGCCGACAGCCTGAAAGGCGCGCAGTACGAGCGCGGCCTGACCTTCGATCTGTCTTCGGTGGTGCGCAACATGGCCGGCCCGAGCAACCCGCACGCCCGTGTGGCGGTGTCGGATCTGGCGGCCAAAGGCATCGCCGGCCAGTGGGAAGACGTGCCGGGGCAAATGCCTGACGGCGCGGTGATCATCGCCGCCATCACCAGTTGCACCAACACCAGCAACCCGCGCAACGTGATCGCCGCCGGCCTGCTGGCGCGCAATGCCAACAAGCTCGGCCTGACTCGCAAACCTTGGGTCAAGTCGTCGCTGGCGCCGGGCTCGAAAACCGTGGCGCTGTACCTCGACGAAGCGGGGCTGACCACGGAGCTGGAGCAGCTTGGTTTCGGCGTCGTCGCCTTCGCCTGCACCACCTGCAACGGCATGTCCGGGGCGCTGGATCCGGTGATCCAGCAAGAGATCATCAACCGCGATCTGTACGCGACTGCTGTGCTGTCCGGCAACCGCAACTTCGACGGCCGGATTCACCCTTACGCCAAGCAGGCATTCCTCGCTTCGCCGCCGCTGGTGGTGGCCTACGCGATTGCCGGCACCATCCGCTTCGATATCGAAAAAGACGTGTTGGGCGTGGTCGACGGCAAGGAAATCCGCCTGAAAGACATCTGGCCGAGCGACGAAGAAATCGACGCGGTGGTGAAGTCGTCAGTGAAGCCGGAGCAGTTCCGTCAGGTCTACATCCCGATGTTCGCCATCCATGAAGACACCGGCCCGAAAGTCACGCCGCTGTACGACTGGCGCGAAATGAGCACCTACATCCGCCGTCCGCCGTACTGGGAAGGCGCGCTGGCCGGGGCACGGCCGCTCAAGGGCATGCGCCCGCTGGCGGTGCTGCCGGACAACATCACCACCGATCACCTGTCGCCGTCGAACGCGATCATGCTCGACAGCGCCGCCGGCGAATACCTGGCGAAAATGGGCCTGCCGGAAGAGGACTTCAACTCCTACGCGACCCACCGTGGCGACCACTTGACCGCGCAGCGCGCGACGTTTGCCAACCCGAAACTGTTCAACGAAATGGTCGTGGAAAACGGCAAGGTCAAGCAGGGCTCGCTGGCCCGTGTGGAGCCGGAAGGCCAAGTGATGCGCATGTGGGAAGCCATCGAAACCTACATGGAACGCAAGCAGCCGCTGATCATCATCGCCGGCGCCGACTACGGCCAGGGTTCGTCCCGGGACTGGGCGGCCAAAGGTGTGCGACTGGCGGGTGTGGAAGCGATTGCCGCCGAAGGTTTCGAGCGCATTCACCGCACCAATTTGGTGGGCATGGGTGTGCTGCCGCTGGAATTCAAACCGGGCACCGACCGCAAGACATTGGGCATCGACGGCAGCGAGACCTACGACGTGATCGGAGAGCGCACGCCGCGCGCCGACCTGACGCTGGTGATCCATCGCAAGAACGGCGAACGCGTCGACGTGCCGGTGACCTGCCGCCTCGACACCGCCGAAGAAGTGTCGATCTACGAGGCCGGCGGAGTGTTGCAGCGCTTCGCTCAGGACTTCCTCGAAGAGTCGGCGGTTGCCGTTTAA
- the pabB gene encoding aminodeoxychorismate synthase component I — MLTCSVHPLPYRANPADYFAAVRHAPGAVLLDSGRPSADRGRYDLLSAWPLEQLAVLPDERGDDFLQRLRGNLTRLGDAQLPDGYELPFAGGLIGYLSYDFGRHLENLPSQARDDLQLPDARFGLYDWALISDHQSATSQLVFHPSVSASEKQRLIDVFSQPAGTELTPFKLNSPMTADLSADEYRKAFERIQHYIQAGDCYQVNFAQRFRAPCQGDPWLAYCKLREACPTPFSGFQSLPDGNAVLSLSPERFVKVSQRQVETRPIKGTRPRGATPTEDAANAAELLASPKDRAENLMIVDLLRNDLGRTCRIGSVRVPELFSLESYPNVHHLVSSVTGELADDRDALDLIAGSFPGGSITGAPKIRAMQIIDELEPTRRGLYCGSLLYLDVRGEMDSSIAIRSLLVKDGQVCCWGGGGIVADSDWQAEYQESITKVRVLLETLQNL, encoded by the coding sequence ATGTTGACCTGTTCCGTACACCCGCTGCCCTACCGAGCCAACCCCGCCGACTATTTCGCGGCCGTCCGCCATGCGCCCGGCGCCGTGCTGCTCGACAGTGGCCGGCCAAGTGCCGACCGTGGCCGTTATGACCTGCTCAGCGCCTGGCCGCTGGAACAACTGGCGGTTTTGCCGGACGAGCGCGGCGACGATTTCCTGCAACGCCTGCGAGGCAATCTGACCCGATTGGGCGACGCGCAATTGCCCGATGGGTACGAACTGCCCTTCGCCGGCGGCCTGATCGGTTACCTGAGTTACGACTTCGGCCGGCATCTGGAAAACCTGCCGAGTCAGGCCCGGGATGATCTGCAATTGCCCGATGCGCGATTTGGTCTGTACGACTGGGCCTTGATCAGCGATCACCAATCGGCAACCAGCCAACTGGTGTTTCACCCGTCCGTCAGCGCCAGCGAGAAACAGCGGCTGATCGATGTATTCAGCCAACCGGCGGGCACTGAACTGACCCCGTTCAAGCTGAACAGCCCGATGACAGCCGATCTTTCGGCCGATGAATACCGCAAGGCATTCGAGCGCATCCAGCATTACATCCAGGCCGGCGATTGCTATCAGGTCAACTTCGCTCAACGTTTCCGCGCACCGTGCCAGGGCGATCCATGGCTGGCCTACTGCAAATTGCGTGAGGCCTGCCCGACGCCGTTTTCCGGTTTCCAGAGCCTGCCCGACGGCAATGCGGTACTGAGCCTGTCGCCCGAGCGCTTCGTCAAAGTCAGTCAGCGTCAGGTGGAAACCCGCCCGATCAAAGGCACCCGTCCCCGTGGCGCGACCCCGACCGAAGACGCAGCGAATGCCGCCGAACTGCTGGCCAGCCCCAAGGATCGCGCGGAAAACCTGATGATCGTCGACCTGCTGCGCAACGATCTGGGCCGCACCTGCCGCATCGGCTCGGTGCGGGTGCCGGAGTTGTTCAGCCTGGAAAGTTATCCGAACGTGCATCATCTGGTCAGCAGTGTGACCGGTGAACTGGCGGATGATCGCGATGCGTTGGATCTGATAGCCGGCAGCTTCCCCGGCGGCTCGATCACCGGCGCACCGAAGATCCGCGCGATGCAGATCATCGACGAACTGGAGCCGACCCGGCGTGGTTTGTATTGCGGTTCTTTGCTGTATCTGGACGTGCGTGGCGAGATGGACAGCTCCATCGCCATTCGCAGTCTGCTGGTGAAGGATGGCCAGGTGTGCTGCTGGGGCGGCGGCGGGATCGTCGCCGATTCGGACTGGCAGGCGGAGTATCAGGAGTCGATTACAAAGGTCAGGGTTCTGCTCGAAACCCTGCAGAACCTTTAA
- a CDS encoding inactive transglutaminase family protein: protein MRSLTFHLKVLITILVLLGVSVTAYQIFVLGIPVTEDATDDLWNIDAKVEFVASTKDPVKIQMFVPPLSRDYVSLNESFISNNYGVAVNRVDGNRKVTWSARRAKGNQTLYYRLVLTKRYTAEKTKIKGPTFRDSMAIEGPEKIAAEALLAPIRQHSADVETFIGEAIKRVNNVNDDNVKLLLAGDPSTPHKAKIVELLLSIAHVPVEKVHTIRLVADQPQTPELWLRSFNGTDWLYFNPETGEQGLPTDRLLWWSGDENLITVDGGKKANVTFSLNNSEMNAIRLAKLTDENTDANFLEYSLYGLPLQTQQTFMIMVMIPIGVLVILILRNLIGLQTLGTFTPVLIALAFRETQLGFGILLFTVITALGLSLRSYLEHLKLQMLPRLSVVLTFVVVLIAAISLFSHKLGLERGLSVALFPMVILTMTIERLSITWEERGASHAMKVAIGTLFAASLAHLIMTVPELVYFVFTFPAILLILVGFMLAMGRYRGYRLTELVRFKAFLKKADA from the coding sequence ATGCGTTCTCTAACCTTCCACCTGAAAGTCCTGATCACCATCCTGGTGTTGCTGGGCGTTTCGGTTACGGCCTATCAGATTTTCGTGCTCGGCATTCCAGTGACCGAAGACGCCACCGACGACCTGTGGAACATCGACGCCAAGGTCGAGTTCGTCGCCAGCACCAAGGATCCGGTGAAGATCCAGATGTTCGTGCCGCCCCTGAGCCGCGATTACGTCAGCCTCAATGAAAGCTTTATCTCCAATAACTATGGCGTGGCGGTCAATCGTGTCGACGGCAACCGCAAGGTCACCTGGTCGGCACGCCGGGCCAAGGGCAACCAGACCCTTTATTACCGTCTGGTGCTGACCAAGCGTTACACCGCCGAAAAAACCAAGATCAAAGGCCCGACCTTCCGCGACAGCATGGCCATCGAAGGCCCGGAAAAGATCGCCGCCGAAGCCCTGCTCGCCCCGATCCGCCAGCACTCGGCCGACGTCGAGACCTTCATTGGCGAAGCGATCAAACGCGTCAACAACGTCAACGACGACAACGTGAAACTGCTGCTGGCCGGCGATCCTTCCACGCCGCACAAAGCCAAGATCGTCGAACTGCTGCTGTCCATCGCCCACGTCCCGGTGGAGAAAGTCCACACTATCCGCCTCGTCGCCGATCAGCCGCAAACCCCGGAACTGTGGCTGCGCAGCTTCAATGGCACCGACTGGCTGTACTTCAATCCGGAAACCGGCGAGCAAGGCCTGCCGACCGACCGCCTGCTGTGGTGGAGCGGTGATGAAAACCTGATCACTGTCGACGGCGGCAAGAAAGCCAACGTGACCTTCAGCCTGAACAACAGCGAGATGAACGCGATTCGTCTGGCCAAGCTGACCGACGAAAACACCGACGCCAACTTCCTCGAATACTCGCTGTACGGCCTGCCGCTGCAAACCCAGCAGACGTTCATGATCATGGTGATGATCCCGATCGGCGTGCTGGTGATCCTGATCCTGCGCAACCTGATCGGCCTGCAGACCCTCGGCACCTTTACGCCGGTGCTGATCGCCCTGGCCTTCCGCGAGACACAACTGGGCTTCGGCATCCTGCTGTTTACCGTGATCACCGCACTCGGGTTATCGCTGCGCTCGTATCTGGAACACCTGAAGCTACAAATGCTGCCGCGGCTGTCGGTGGTGCTGACCTTCGTGGTGGTGCTGATTGCGGCGATCAGCCTGTTCAGCCACAAGCTCGGTCTCGAGCGTGGCCTGTCGGTGGCGCTGTTCCCGATGGTGATTCTGACCATGACCATCGAACGCCTGTCGATCACCTGGGAAGAACGCGGTGCCAGCCATGCCATGAAAGTGGCGATCGGCACGCTGTTCGCGGCGTCCCTGGCGCACCTGATCATGACCGTTCCGGAGCTGGTGTACTTCGTGTTCACCTTCCCGGCGATCCTGCTGATTCTGGTGGGCTTCATGCTGGCCATGGGTCGCTATCGCGGTTATCGCCTGACCGAGCTGGTGCGTTTCAAGGCTTTCCTGAAGAAGGCTGACGCCTGA
- a CDS encoding alpha-L-glutamate ligase-like protein, with translation MFGFWKTWKALEARGIMGINRRNADYVLKYNKRSLYPIVDDKIITKERAIKAGIHVPELYGVISTEKEIDKLGEIIGGRNDFVIKPAQGAGGDGIIVVADRFEGRYRTVSGKIIAHEELEHHISSILTGLYSLGGHRDRALIEYRVTPDQIFKSISYEGVPDIRIIVLMGYPVMAMLRLPTRQSGGKANLHQGAIGVGVDLATGLTLRGTWLNNIITKHPDTTNAVDGVQLPYWDGFMKLAAGCYELCGLGYIGVDMVLDQEKGPLILELNARPGLNIQIANDCGLTLRTHAVEAHLEELKARGVTESVEERVAFAQELFGHIPAVEG, from the coding sequence ATGTTCGGTTTCTGGAAGACCTGGAAGGCCCTGGAAGCCCGGGGCATCATGGGCATCAATCGGCGTAACGCCGACTACGTGCTCAAGTACAACAAGCGCAGCCTGTACCCGATCGTCGATGACAAGATCATCACCAAGGAACGCGCGATCAAGGCCGGCATTCATGTGCCGGAACTGTATGGCGTGATTTCCACGGAGAAGGAAATCGACAAGCTCGGCGAGATCATCGGCGGGCGCAACGACTTCGTGATCAAGCCGGCCCAGGGCGCCGGCGGTGACGGCATCATCGTGGTCGCCGACCGTTTCGAGGGCCGCTATCGCACGGTATCGGGCAAGATCATTGCCCACGAAGAGCTGGAACATCATATCTCCAGCATCCTCACCGGCCTGTATTCGCTGGGCGGCCACCGTGATCGGGCGCTGATCGAATACCGGGTGACCCCGGACCAGATCTTCAAGAGCATCAGCTACGAAGGCGTGCCGGACATCCGCATCATCGTGCTGATGGGCTACCCGGTGATGGCGATGCTGCGGCTGCCGACCCGTCAGTCCGGCGGCAAGGCCAACCTGCACCAGGGCGCCATCGGCGTCGGCGTCGACCTGGCCACCGGCCTGACCCTGCGCGGCACCTGGCTGAACAACATCATCACCAAGCACCCGGACACCACCAACGCGGTGGACGGCGTGCAACTGCCGTACTGGGACGGTTTCATGAAGCTCGCGGCCGGCTGCTATGAGCTGTGTGGGCTGGGTTACATCGGTGTGGACATGGTGCTGGACCAGGAGAAAGGCCCGCTGATTCTGGAACTGAATGCGCGGCCGGGACTGAATATCCAGATTGCCAACGATTGCGGGCTGACGTTACGCACCCATGCGGTGGAAGCGCATCTGGAAGAGCTCAAGGCGCGTGGAGTGACGGAGTCGGTTGAAGAGCGGGTGGCGTTTGCTCAGGAATTGTTTGGGCATATTCCGGCTGTTGAAGGCTGA
- a CDS encoding GntR family transcriptional regulator: MDQLDPPVISGDDSETLSENVFRRIQAAIVKGEIAPGSKISEPELARTYGISRGPLREAIHRLEGQRLLVRVPHVGARVVSLSHAELLELYEIRESLEGMACRLAAERMSVEEIDELRRVLETHERDAAFQAGVGYYQQEGDFDFHYRIIQGSGNRTLTQMLCGELYQLVRMYRIQFSTTPNRPRQAFAEHHRILDAIADRDGELAELLMRRHIGASKRNIARHYQDGADNKTATERGES; this comes from the coding sequence CTGGATCAACTCGATCCCCCGGTGATCAGCGGTGATGATTCCGAGACCCTCTCGGAAAACGTCTTCCGGCGCATCCAGGCGGCCATCGTCAAAGGCGAGATCGCCCCGGGCAGCAAGATCTCCGAGCCGGAACTGGCGCGCACCTACGGCATCAGCCGTGGGCCGCTGCGCGAGGCGATCCATCGGCTGGAAGGCCAGCGCCTGCTGGTGCGCGTGCCGCACGTCGGTGCGCGGGTGGTGTCGCTGAGCCACGCCGAATTGCTCGAACTCTACGAAATCCGCGAATCCCTCGAAGGCATGGCCTGCCGTCTGGCGGCCGAACGCATGAGCGTCGAAGAAATCGACGAACTGCGCCGGGTGCTGGAAACCCATGAACGCGATGCGGCGTTTCAGGCCGGCGTCGGCTACTACCAGCAGGAAGGCGATTTCGATTTTCACTACCGGATCATCCAGGGCAGCGGCAACCGCACCCTGACCCAGATGCTCTGCGGCGAGCTGTATCAACTGGTGCGCATGTACCGCATCCAGTTTTCCACCACGCCCAACCGCCCGCGCCAGGCCTTTGCCGAACACCACCGGATTCTCGATGCCATCGCCGACCGTGACGGCGAGCTCGCGGAATTGTTGATGCGCCGCCACATCGGCGCCTCGAAACGCAACATCGCCCGTCACTACCAGGACGGCGCCGACAATAAGACAGCCACTGAACGAGGTGAGTCATGA